In Microbulbifer agarilyticus, the DNA window CATGGCTGGGGCAGCAGAGCCCGGTGTATGTGGTGTCGGTAAGCGGGCCAAAAATGTACGACGGTGGCGCTTCCTGGCCGAAGGTGGCGGGGAGGGACCTGCAACTCTATCAATTGATCGAAGTAGACCAGAACCGTATTCGCTATCGTTCTTACCGCGCGGATGGAGTGCTGTTCGATCAGTTTGTACTTGAAAAAGATGACAAGGGGCGTAGGCGGGTAGAGTAATAGGTGATTCTCGAGAGGTCCCTTTATTTTTATCGATGTTTTATTAGTGAAAACTCCGCACGTGCTGTATTTCTTTCCAGGCCAGACAGTCGAGCCTTTTTCCAATCAGATGGATGACCGAGAGTTGTTGGGTCTCGGCGTCCCGGCTGATCTGTAGATTGCCTTCAATCAATAGCATCTTGCCGCGCAGGATCTCCTTGCGATAACGCTCCTGTACCTGCTTCCATAGCACCACATTGATTACCCCGGTCTCGTCCTCCAGTGTGAGGAACAGTACCCCTGCGGCGCTACCCGGGCGCTGGCGGCAGGTGACCAGGCCGAGCACCTTGATTCTTTCACCATCTCTGAGCGCATCCAGATCGCAGGCGCGGGCCAGGTTGTCAAAGCGGCGTTGCTTGCGCAATAAGGAAATCGGATGCTCGCGCAGAGTCAGGCCGGTGGTTTGATAATCGCTGTAGATATTGTCCGATTGGCTGGTTTCCGGCTGGTGTTGTGGCGGTGCGGTATGCTCCAACTGACTGTTTAATGCCTGCCAGGTACTGTGGAAACGGTTTTCCGAAATACTGTAGAAGCAGTTGGCGTGCGCCAAAACGGCGCTCTGCGCGCGAGGGATATCCACCCGCTGGGCAAAGTCCTGCTGTGATTGAAAGTCGCCTTCCAGCCTTTCGGTCTCAATGGCTTCGGCGGTTTCCTCGGCCAGTCCTTTTACCAACCGTAGGCCAAGGCGAATGGCTGGTAAAGAATGTTTTTCCAACGACAGGCTGTGATGCCATCCACTGTGGTTCACATCCAGTGGCAGTATTTTTACATTGTGACGTTGAGCGTCGTACACCAGCTGGGCGGGGGCATAAAAGCCCATCGGCTGGCTGTTCAGCAGGCTACTGTAAAAGGCCGCGGGGTGGTGGCATTTAATCCACGCGGAGAAATAGGCGAGCAGGGCAAAGCTGGCGGAGTGGGATTCCGGAAACCCGTAGGAGCCAAACCCCTTCATTTGCTCAAATAATTGCTCTGCCAGACTATGCTGGTAACCATTGGCGAGCATGCCGTCGATCAGCTTTTCGCGGAACTGCATCAGGTTGCCGTTTTTTCCCCAGCTGGCCATGGCCCGGCGCAGAGCATCTGCCTGGCCGCCGCTGAAACCTGCGGCAACCATGGACAGTTTGATGACCTGTTCCTGAAAAATGGGTACTCCCAGGGTGCGCTCCAGCACCGGGCGCAAGTTCTCATGTGGATAAGTGATGGGTTCCAGCTTCTGTTTGCGGCGCAAATACGGGTGCACCATGCCGCCCTGGATCGGTCCCGGGCGCACGATGGCGATCTCGATAACCAGTTCGTAAAAACGGCGCGGTTGCAGGCGCGGTAACATACTCATCTGCGCGCGGGACTCAATCTGAAAAACACCCACCGTGTCTGCCCGGCACATCATGTCGTACACCGCCGGATCGTCCGCGGGAATATCCTGCAGCCGCATCCGGCGTCCATACAGCGCCATATAGTTGAGTGCCTTGCGCAGGGCGGTGAGCATACCGAGGGCGAGGATATCGACTTTCATCAGCTTCAGGTCTTCAATGTCCTCCTTGTCCCACTGCACGATGGTGCGGTCTTCCATGGCCGCGTTTTCAATAGGCACCAGCTGGCTGAGCGGTAGCTCGGTAATCACAAACCCACCTACGTGTTGTGACAGGTGACGCGGGAAGCCATAAATCTGTTCCAGCAGCTTGGGCAGCATGCGCCCGGCGACGCTGTTGGGTGCAATGCCTACTTTTTTTAACTGATCGGGGAAGTCCTCCAGCTTGTCCCACCAGCTGCGTTCGGCCTGTAGTTGTTCAATGATTGCGGCGCCGAGTCCCAGCGCCTTGCCGAGGTCACGCAGGGCGCTTTTGAAGCGGTAAGTAATTTTGGTGGCTGCCAGCCCGGCGCGCTCACGACCGTATTTCTGGTAGATGTACTGGATAATCTCCTCGCGCCGTTCATGCTCGAAATCCACATCGATATCCGGTGGTTCGTTACGCTCACGGGAAATGAATCTCTCGAACAGCAAGCCGATTTTGTGTGGGTCAATTTCCGTAATAAACAGGCAGTAGCACACCACCGAGTTGGCCGCAGAGCCACGCCCTTGATAGAGAATATGCTGCTTGCGCGCATACTGGACGATGTCGTAAATAGTGAGGAAGTAGTGCTCGTATTTCAGCTCCGCAATCAGTGCGAGCTCGATTTCAATTTGCTGGCGTATATGCGCTGCAGGCCCTTGAGGCCAGCGGATCGGAATACCGGTTTCCACCAATTCCCGCAAGTATTCACCGGCAGTTTTATTCTTCGCGATCACCTCCGCGGGATACTGGTATTGCAGTTCACTCAGGCTAAAGGTGCACTGCTCAGCAATGCGCAGGGTATTGTCAATCGCACTCTGTGGATAAAGTGCCGCGATTTCTGGCAGGCTGCGCAGGTAGCGTTCGGCATTCTGTTGCAGGCGATAGCCCAACTGATCCAGAGTGCAGTTATGATAATTTGCGTTCAGTACATCCTGCAGGGGTTTGCGGCTGCGGTTGTGCATCAGGACCGCATTAGTGGCCACCAGCGGGAGCTGTTCGGATTTGGCAAAGGCAATCAGCGCCTGCAAACGCTGGTTTTCGCCGGGCAGTAAATGGTGATGCAGTGCAATATATAGGCGTTCGCCAAAATGCTGTTTCAGTTCCCCGGGAATATTGAGTGGTACTTTTTCTTGTGTACGTTGTTGCGTAGCTTGTGGCGGAAGCCACAGGCACAGGGCGTGTTGGCATTGTTGGATGATGTCCGCGAGGAAAGTCTGGTACTGGCCTTTCTCCGCACGTAGGCGCGAGCTGGAAATCAACTGGCAAATTTCACTATAGGCCAACCTGTTCGGGGCCAGTAACACCAGTTGCTGGTGCTCTTCCTGCAGGCGAAACAGGCTGCCGCAAATTAACTGGAACGGACGCTCGTGCTGTTCAGCAAGATTTTTCAGTTCAGAGTAGGCGCGTACCACGCCCGCCATGGAGCACTCGTCGGTAATCGCCAGCGCACGATAGCCGAGCTTGTACGCGGTCGCCACCAGCTCCTGTGGATGAGAGGCGCCCTGTAGAAAGGAGAAATTACTCTGACAGAAAAGTTCGGCGTACTGCATACCGATACGTGTCCGCTATGGTCTTACCGGCTTGCTCAGGAATAAACCCCGTGCAGAAACCAGCTTTCTGAGGTCAGGTCCTGGAAGACCCAGTAGAGGCTGCCGTGGCTGCCACGGGCGATGTAATAGTCGCGAGCGTGGCGGCGCTGTTGCCACCAGTAGCCATCGATACGTTCCGGGCCCTGTAGTAAATGCAGCTCGCCATCGTAAAACAGTTTGTGATCGCGCTGCTGGATACGGTCCGGCCTTGGCAGCAACCAGTTGGGGCGGGGCGCCCGGACCGGGGTGAGGTGATGACCCTTGGCCTTGCTCTGCAAGGTGAGGCTGTCGGCATTTTGCCAGGCCTGCTCCGGCAGATAGCTCTCTTTGAGGGTGACACCGGAGAGTGCCTGATGCCCAAGGCGCGCCTTGAGCTTATCGATGAGCTGGTAACTTTCGTTGAGCTTGCTGCCTTCGTCGAAGAAGTCTTCGCGCAGGTTCTGGTTTTCAATAGGTTGCAGCTGCTGGCATTTGAGCGTCAATGCCTGCACCGGTTCTTTCAATTCCACCCGTTCAAACTGCAGCTTGGTCAGTGCGATCAGGCGTTGTGGGTCGAGCAGTGGGCGGGATACCTCCACATTGACCTGCTGCTGGCCGCGGCTGCCGTAATCCAGCACCCAGCAAAGTTGCTGGCTGTATAGTTGGCGGCGCTGCAGTTGCCGGCAGAGCTCACGTATCAGGCGGCCGGCGGGGAAGAGCAGTTGCTCGCTGTTATCCAGTGGGCTGGGGAAAAACAGCTCGTTGTGAAACTCCGCCGGCGGTTCAAAACTGGGCACCGGGTCTGGGCGGGTGCCGTTCAGTTGCGCCAGGTAGCTGATGAAGTTGCGCCCGAAGCGGCTGCCCACTTCCGACAGCGGAATGGCCAGCAACTGGCTGACCCGCTTGATACCCGAGGCATACAATTTGGCTATGGCCTTGTGGTTGCAGTCGAGCAATTTACTGGGTGCGAAACTGATCCACTGGCGCCACTGCTGTGGGGTCGGGGCGTGTTTGGTTTCCACCAACCACTGGCGGTGTTCGGGCAGCTGACTCAACAAGTGCGCCGCACTGGGACTGTGCCCCAGGCCCATAAAGTGGCTTATGCGCATTTTGCGCAGCTCTTTGCCTAACTGTTGCAGCAGTGGACGCAGGCCCTGATGTGCCTTGAGGCAGCCACTGATTTCCAGGTACAGGCAGGCAAAATGGTTATCCGGCTGGTTGTGTTCCCGCTCGGCGCTGCGCGGGGAGACCACCGGGGTAAAACTGTAGGCCCATTGCGCCAATTGCTGTAGTAGTTGTTCTTCCCGCTCCGCATCCCGCTCCAGTAGTTGCAAGTCTGCACAGTAAGCACAGGCGGTAGCAATGCTGAGCCCGGGTTCCACATTCTGTTTATTGGCAGCCTGGTTGGCCTCAATAATCAAACTGCTCTGAGCCACTGCCAGGGGTGTGCTGTCCCCGGCACGGTGTGCACGAGTCAGTGCTTCAAGGGGAAGCTTGGGGAGCTGGATACAAAGCCAGAGCATGAGTGGTTCCTCTTTGTCCTCAGGTGGGGCGATCAGTGCAGTGGCTGATCGTGGCGCACCAGATCCGGGTTGCGCGCCAGATGCACACGCTGGCCGGACTTGCCGCTTAGCTGTTTGAACAGGTGCAGCGCCAGTTGCTCGCCATCGCTCTTCAGTTGCAGGCGCAGGGCCGCCGGCGACGGTGTTTTTACACAGGAGCCGGGGCGGAAGTGGAAATGCAGGCAATCGCCATCGCGGGCGGCGACTTGCAGGCGACGCAGGTCTTTATCTGCCGGGGTTTCCTTGCCTTGCCACTGGATCAGCGCACCGCAGGCACCGGATTGCAGGGACTGTTCTGCTGCCCACAGCTGGTCCCGCTGGCCCCGGGGGTGCAGAACCAACAGCTTCTCCAGCTGTACTCCCGCCTGCACCAGCGCCGGAGCGTAGGGAATCAGCGGTGGGTTCACCAGGATCACCATCTGCCCCTGGCGGGTGAGCTCGGCCAAAGTTGGTAGGATCAGCGACATCTCACCGATACCCGCCTTGTCGATCAGTAGTTCGGTGGAGGCGGCGCGCGGCCAGCCGTGCCCAGTGAGCAGCGCATCCAGCCCGCGGTAGCCGGTACTGATACCGGTGCGGCTGCGGCCCTGGCCACTGGCCAGTTGCCAGATGTCCGGGCGCGTCAGCAACTGCTGCAATGGCTGGGCCTGCTCTTGCCCTGGGGGTAGAGGCTCGTTGTTGGCCTGTTCAGCTAACTGCTTGTTTTGCAAAAAGTTTTCGGCGCTGTTCACGATTGGCTCGCTCCACACGGGTGGTCTGTCAGTGTTTAACTGTATGTGTATACAGTTGTTACTGGCAATTTATACAGTACTCATCCAGTATCGGCAAGAGCGTACCGAATTCACTGGCACTTTTTTGAACAGGGTAAAACCGCTATGATTCGGCCTCTTTAATGACCGCCAGATATGAACAAGTGAGGGGACAGGGTGAGTATCAAATCCGATAAGTGGATTCGTCGTATGGCTGAAAATGAGGGCATGATCGAGCCCTTCGAGCCGGGCCAGGTGCGCCACGGGGCCTCCGGCGACCGCCTGATCTCTTACGGCACCTCGAGCTACGGCTACGATGTACGCTGTGCCAGTGAGTTCAAGATCTTCACCAACGTGCACTCCGCCACCGTGGACCCCAAGGCCTTTGATGAAGACAGCTTCGTCGACGTCGAGGGTGAATACTGTGTGATCCCGCCCAATTCCTTCGCGCTGGCGCGTACCGTAGAGTACTTCCGCATCCCACGCTCGGTATTGACCGTGTGCCTGGGCAAGTCCACCTATGCGCGCTGCGGCATTATTGTGAACGTGACCCCGCTGGAACCCGAGTGGGAAGGGCACGTAACTCTGGAATTCTCCAACACCACCAACCTGCCGGCGAAGATCTACGCTAATGAAGGCGTGGCGCAGATGCTGTTCTTCGAGTCTGATGAAATCTGCGATGTTTCCTACAAGGATCGCGGTGGTAAATACCAGGGCCAGCGCGGCGTAACCCTGCCGAAGACCTGATTCGACTGAAGAATGACAGACCTCCCCACCCAGGCCGATGTACTGATCATCGGCGCCGGCGCCGCCGGCCTGATGTGTGCCTCGGTGGCGGGCAAGCGTGGCCGCAGCGTATTGGTGCTGGACCACGCCAATAAAGTCGGCAAGAAAATCCTGATGTCCGGCGGCGGCCGCTGCAACTTCACCAACCTGTACACGGCGCCAGACAACTTCTACAGCGAAAACCCGCACTTCTGTAAATCCGCACTGGCCCGCTATACCCAGTGGGACTTCATCGCGCTGGTGGAAAAGCACGGTATTCCCTACCACGAGAAAACCCTCGGCCAGCTGTTCTGCGATAACAAGTCCCGGGATATTGTCGACCTGCTGTTGGCAGAGTGCCGCGAAGCCAAAGCGCAGATCCGTACCCGCTGCGATATCCAGCGAATCGAACCCCTCGAGCCACAGGGCTTTGCCGTGCACACCTCCTTGGGCAAGGTGCTTTGTACCTCGCTCGTGATTGCCACCGGTGGCCTGTCTATTCCCACCATGGGTGCTACTGGCTATGGCTACGAGGTGGCACGCCAGTTTGGCCACAATATTATTCCTACCCGTGCCGCACTAGTGCCCTTTACCCTGAATCAGCGCGCGTTAAACCGGCAACAGGAGTTACCGGGTACATCACTCGCAGTAACCGCCAGTTGTGCACAGGGTGCCTTTCAGGAACAGATGTTGTTTACCCACAAGGGGTTGAGTGGCCCAGCCGTACTCCAGGTTTCCAGCCACTGGAAAGAGGGTATGCCGGTAACCTTTGATTTGGCTCCGGGACTGGATTTGTCAGATTGGCTGGCTGAGCAACGCAGCAACAAGCCGGAGACCTCCCTGCATACAGCACTGGCGGAACTGTGGAGTAAAAAACTAGTGCAGTTTTTCCTGCACAGAAACGGCCTGCAAACGAAGCCACTCAAGCAATACACCGATAGCGAACTGCGCACGGTGGCAGAAAAGCTGCAAATTTGGACGCTAACACCAGAAGGTACAGAAGGGTACCGTACTGCAGAAGTCACCCTCGGTGGTGTAGATACCAATGAAGTGTCATCCCGCAGTATGGAAAGCATGAAGCAGCCGGGGTTGTATTTTATTGGGGAAGTGCTGGATGTAACTGGCTGGCTCGGTGGGTTTAACTTCCAATGGGCCTGGGCTTCCGCACACGCCGCAGGTGGTTTGGTTTAACCGCCTGTTTTCGCAAAATAATAAGGCCTGAAATTGCGCCCGAATAGCCCGAAATAATAAGCCGTGGCTTACATCCAAAGAAAAACTTCTCTAAGTTATTGATTTTCTTAGGCGAATAATGTGTTCAAGAGCCCTCTGTAGGAAAAGGCGACTGAAGCCAATGGCTCGCTATTTCCGCTTATGATTTAATCAGTGCTCTATAAGTTGTTGTAAATGGTGGTATTTTCTTTGACGCCAGTATGGCTGGCTCCAGAAATAGTAGCCAAAAATATATAAAGCCTTAGGCTTATGAATAAACTGTTAGATTTGGTCGGGGGCGGAGTACTTGGCCTTTTAATGATAAAGTATTTTTCGAGCTGTATGTAAATACAGTATGGAAATAATAACTAAACATATACAGTGGTATTTATTCTAAAAGGAAGATGACGATCAAAAATTTTTCGTGTTACCGTGAAGCGCTGCTTCCGCACGCAAGCACGAGTGGTTGCGGACGTAAGCCTCTCTTCACGGCAAGGAATTTTGTCGCATCTACTATCCCTTTCAGTAGAAACTCCACTTTCATACCGTTCGTTAAGTTCTGCTTAAGCAGAGGCAAGTAGGGCCGGAGATGACGATAAACGAATACAGTTCGCTCCGGCTAAAATCTAACAAGTCGCCGAACGATACCCTGCGAAAAGCGCAGGGATCGTTGGCTGATCTTTAAATGTCAGATCAAGAATGAAGCAAATTAAAGGAAATCG includes these proteins:
- a CDS encoding error-prone DNA polymerase is translated as MQYAELFCQSNFSFLQGASHPQELVATAYKLGYRALAITDECSMAGVVRAYSELKNLAEQHERPFQLICGSLFRLQEEHQQLVLLAPNRLAYSEICQLISSSRLRAEKGQYQTFLADIIQQCQHALCLWLPPQATQQRTQEKVPLNIPGELKQHFGERLYIALHHHLLPGENQRLQALIAFAKSEQLPLVATNAVLMHNRSRKPLQDVLNANYHNCTLDQLGYRLQQNAERYLRSLPEIAALYPQSAIDNTLRIAEQCTFSLSELQYQYPAEVIAKNKTAGEYLRELVETGIPIRWPQGPAAHIRQQIEIELALIAELKYEHYFLTIYDIVQYARKQHILYQGRGSAANSVVCYCLFITEIDPHKIGLLFERFISRERNEPPDIDVDFEHERREEIIQYIYQKYGRERAGLAATKITYRFKSALRDLGKALGLGAAIIEQLQAERSWWDKLEDFPDQLKKVGIAPNSVAGRMLPKLLEQIYGFPRHLSQHVGGFVITELPLSQLVPIENAAMEDRTIVQWDKEDIEDLKLMKVDILALGMLTALRKALNYMALYGRRMRLQDIPADDPAVYDMMCRADTVGVFQIESRAQMSMLPRLQPRRFYELVIEIAIVRPGPIQGGMVHPYLRRKQKLEPITYPHENLRPVLERTLGVPIFQEQVIKLSMVAAGFSGGQADALRRAMASWGKNGNLMQFREKLIDGMLANGYQHSLAEQLFEQMKGFGSYGFPESHSASFALLAYFSAWIKCHHPAAFYSSLLNSQPMGFYAPAQLVYDAQRHNVKILPLDVNHSGWHHSLSLEKHSLPAIRLGLRLVKGLAEETAEAIETERLEGDFQSQQDFAQRVDIPRAQSAVLAHANCFYSISENRFHSTWQALNSQLEHTAPPQHQPETSQSDNIYSDYQTTGLTLREHPISLLRKQRRFDNLARACDLDALRDGERIKVLGLVTCRQRPGSAAGVLFLTLEDETGVINVVLWKQVQERYRKEILRGKMLLIEGNLQISRDAETQQLSVIHLIGKRLDCLAWKEIQHVRSFH
- a CDS encoding Y-family DNA polymerase, which codes for MLWLCIQLPKLPLEALTRAHRAGDSTPLAVAQSSLIIEANQAANKQNVEPGLSIATACAYCADLQLLERDAEREEQLLQQLAQWAYSFTPVVSPRSAEREHNQPDNHFACLYLEISGCLKAHQGLRPLLQQLGKELRKMRISHFMGLGHSPSAAHLLSQLPEHRQWLVETKHAPTPQQWRQWISFAPSKLLDCNHKAIAKLYASGIKRVSQLLAIPLSEVGSRFGRNFISYLAQLNGTRPDPVPSFEPPAEFHNELFFPSPLDNSEQLLFPAGRLIRELCRQLQRRQLYSQQLCWVLDYGSRGQQQVNVEVSRPLLDPQRLIALTKLQFERVELKEPVQALTLKCQQLQPIENQNLREDFFDEGSKLNESYQLIDKLKARLGHQALSGVTLKESYLPEQAWQNADSLTLQSKAKGHHLTPVRAPRPNWLLPRPDRIQQRDHKLFYDGELHLLQGPERIDGYWWQQRRHARDYYIARGSHGSLYWVFQDLTSESWFLHGVYS
- the imuA gene encoding translesion DNA synthesis-associated protein ImuA, producing the protein MNSAENFLQNKQLAEQANNEPLPPGQEQAQPLQQLLTRPDIWQLASGQGRSRTGISTGYRGLDALLTGHGWPRAASTELLIDKAGIGEMSLILPTLAELTRQGQMVILVNPPLIPYAPALVQAGVQLEKLLVLHPRGQRDQLWAAEQSLQSGACGALIQWQGKETPADKDLRRLQVAARDGDCLHFHFRPGSCVKTPSPAALRLQLKSDGEQLALHLFKQLSGKSGQRVHLARNPDLVRHDQPLH
- the dcd gene encoding dCTP deaminase, with amino-acid sequence MSIKSDKWIRRMAENEGMIEPFEPGQVRHGASGDRLISYGTSSYGYDVRCASEFKIFTNVHSATVDPKAFDEDSFVDVEGEYCVIPPNSFALARTVEYFRIPRSVLTVCLGKSTYARCGIIVNVTPLEPEWEGHVTLEFSNTTNLPAKIYANEGVAQMLFFESDEICDVSYKDRGGKYQGQRGVTLPKT
- a CDS encoding NAD(P)/FAD-dependent oxidoreductase; translated protein: MTDLPTQADVLIIGAGAAGLMCASVAGKRGRSVLVLDHANKVGKKILMSGGGRCNFTNLYTAPDNFYSENPHFCKSALARYTQWDFIALVEKHGIPYHEKTLGQLFCDNKSRDIVDLLLAECREAKAQIRTRCDIQRIEPLEPQGFAVHTSLGKVLCTSLVIATGGLSIPTMGATGYGYEVARQFGHNIIPTRAALVPFTLNQRALNRQQELPGTSLAVTASCAQGAFQEQMLFTHKGLSGPAVLQVSSHWKEGMPVTFDLAPGLDLSDWLAEQRSNKPETSLHTALAELWSKKLVQFFLHRNGLQTKPLKQYTDSELRTVAEKLQIWTLTPEGTEGYRTAEVTLGGVDTNEVSSRSMESMKQPGLYFIGEVLDVTGWLGGFNFQWAWASAHAAGGLV